The stretch of DNA ACCACAAATGAAAATCACTGGTGGAACAGTGGAAAGTGAGAGTGACAAGACAAACCAGGAGATCTGAGCAGGAGAGGAGCCAACAAAACTGGCAACAGGGGCAAACATGAGGACATTGAGAagacagcagagccaggggatAGAGGAAAAGGGTTACCAGGAGAGACAGACCAGAGCTAACCAGGTCCATCTACAGGGGGCTTATATGGtgagagaagaaagaacaaTCTAGGAAAGTTTTTTAAACCACTGGAAGAGACAAGGAACACATGGCAGTGTAACCATAAAAATAACACAAGTGTCACTGAGACCATTCTGCACCCAGCTCCCACGGGCCCAGCTGAGACCCCCTCACCATGATGCAGGCATGGGCCTGGTGGTAGTAGGAGGCGTGCATGCTCCGGAACCGTTCCTGGCCTGCCGTGTCCCAGAAGTCTGTAACTCAAAAACAGCTCAGAATGACACAACTCATCGAGCTCTGTTTTTCTCACAACTTACACCCAGGAGGAAAGCATAGCCCACCTGCTCAGAGACACAAACTGAGCTTCACCTCACTAATCTGAAACACCTCAGGGTTAAGAAATTGTGGCAAACTGGGACCTTTCCTTACTGGGCTcagctgtgggctgtgctggcactggccATCAACAAAGGAGAAGCCACCAGTGACACGAGTTGTGTGGGACAGCAGGACCAACCAAGACAGGCAGAAGTGCACAGAGCAGTAGCCATGTCTGGCACTCTCTCACTAGGGATGACAATGGGAAACTACCTaaaactccagcagctgctggacacTGCTGATTTCTGACCCAGCGATGGTCAGCCGGGGCCCTGCCATGGGAAATGCTCCAGCTTCTCTCACAGACATCTgactctgctctcccaggggcAGGAATCATTCTGAGGTGCTGAAGGTAAGTCAGCCAGAGGCAAACAGGTCCCCAGTCCATGAAGTTCTATGTACACCAGATATCATGGGGCAAATCTGGACATGGCAGTGCCTTTTGCTGTTGGTGCAGCTCAGGTGGAGATCCCCCACCTCTCACTGTGTTTGTAGGTTCACATCTGGCTCTGGTTTGCTGTATGAATTGGCTCAGCTTCAGTTAAGAACTTCAGTGTAGTCACACCTCTTGTCAGCTGGACCCAAGCATGGTGCTGTACCCAAAGCCAAATGAGCCAGTTTCCTTAGGGATTCTTTTGCACTGATACTGTGACTGGATTCTGTGTCAGACCCACTGGACAGTGACTTTCTTAAACTGCCCAAATACAAACAGGTCCCCACCAGACCACATTTGCATTCACTGTCTGTGTCATAACGAAGCTGTTGAGCAGTGTCAGCCCCGGTCCCAACGAGCCATGACCAGTGACTCCATGTGGAGTCCATCCAGACCATTCTCTATCCTCCGACTgtccacccatccatccaacctCTGTCTCTCCAGCTCAGAGTCCAGGACATCGTGGGGACAGTGCGCTACACTTTGCCAAGCCCAGGGGGATGATGGCAGTCACTTTGCCCCATCCACCAATGCTGCAGACCCGTCCCAGAAGGGCACCAGATTTGTCACGATGCAGTTGTCTATCAAAACACGTAAGCGAGACCCAGACCGAGGGGAtctgcccttcccagctgttCCCTCTGCCACGGCACGCCGTGTCCCCGGGCTGGCCCCACTCACCCACGCGGACCTCCTGCCCGCCCACCCGGGCGCGGTGCTGGTACAGCGTCAGGGCGAACGTGGAGAGCTGCTGCGGCTGGCTGCGGCGCGTTAAGGAGCCCACCGAGAGGGGCAGAGCCGCTCCGCCGCGACCCCGCCCGCCGCCgtgccggccccgctcccccgcTGCCAAGGATACAAGCCATCGAGCAGGAACCGCTCCAGCAGCCTGCCGAGAGAGCACGTGTGGCCGTGAGCCGCGGCACCGCCGCTGCCCGCCCGGCTCCGCGGGACCCCTGCCCCAACCCCCGGGACGACCGCGCCCCACGCACTTGGACTTGCCCACGGCGCTGTCGCCCAGGCAGATGATCTTCACCGTCTCCTCAGCGCCGGCCGCGGCCTCAACCCGGGCCTCATCCGGGGCCTCCTCCCGCGCCGCGGCCCGGCCCTGCTGCTCCGCCGCCGTCGCCATGGTAGCGCCTGCGCGTCCCCGATGCCGCGCGacgcggcccggccccgccccatCCCGGTccagccccgccccgccccgccccatcccggccccggccccgccccggcccatcccagccccgcccccagccccgcccccagcaccccccttcccccccggcccggcccggcccggccatGGCGGCCCCCGCCCGGCGGCTGCAGCTGACGCTGGCGCTGCTCAAGCCGGACGCGGTGGCCCATCCGCTCGTGTGCGAGGTgagggctgggccgggccgggcacgCCACGGCGTAGCGTAGCAGGCCTCGCCACGACCCCCCCCAGCGCCGCCTCTTCCCGCAGGCCGTGCACGCCGCCATCCTCCGTCACCGGTTCCTCATCGTCCGCGCCAAGGAGGTGCGGTGCGGCGCGGAGCAGAGCCGCCGCTTCTACCGGGAGCACGCAGGTACGAGCGGGGCTCAGGCCTGCCGGAGCGGGATGCTGCCCCGAGCCGGTGCCGACTCGGTCCGTGTCTGTCCGCAGGCCGTTTCTTCTACCAGCGGCTGGTGGAGTTCATGGCCAGGTACGTGCCGCGCTGTGCGCTGCCGTGACCCGTGTGCGGAGCGGCTCGCCGGCGCGTGCGGAGGTGGGAGGTTCTCGGCATCGTAGCCTGCCGTGACAGCAGTGATACCTGGCGGGTGGCACCCCGAAGGTGATAGAGGTCATCCTGTGGAGTaggccagcagtgccagcgCCGTGGCCTCGGTGCCGCGCTGGGACCGTGCCCGTCCCCGTGGCGTGGCAGAGCAGGCCAGGGCCCAGCGTGGCAGCTGTACTGTGCAGGTTTGTCAGGACGAATAACCTGTTTGTAATGAGCTCTTCATAATCTTTTCTCTTGCTGTTCCTGGGCCCTTGCTGCAGTGGCCCCATGTGGGCTTACATCCTGGCCCATGAGAATGCTGTCCCTCTCTGGAGATCCCTGATGGGACCCACTAAAGTGTTCCGAGCCCGACACAGCGACCCAGACTCCATCCGAGGTGCCTATGGCCTTACGGACACCAGGAACACGACCCATGGCTCAGGTAGGCATAGCATTCTTGGATGGTTCTTGGGGAGGCAGGAATGATGGTGCTTTGTCTGCCTTTGCTTTAGTTCTGGAGCTCCAAGTGAGCGATGTGTTCCCTTATGCAGATCACATGCACTCCTGGCCAGGTGCAGCCTAGCCAGGCACCTTTGGAGTGCAGCACATGTTTGTGGTGGCAGACTGGCATCTCATtgcctttccctctcttttAACAGACTCACCTGCCTCAGCCAGCAGAGAAattgcctttttcttccccGAGTTCGACGAGCAGCGCTGGTACGAGCAGGACGAGCCGCGGCTGCGGCGCGGGCAGCTGTTCTACAGCGCGCAGGAGCGCGTGCACCGCGTGCTCGGGGCTCAGCCGGCACAGGTGAGCGGAATTACCTGGCCAGGGCGTGCTTTGCTGGTCTGGCAGCCCTGTGGGCACTCTCCTCGGGCAGCAGACACAGAtctgtgctgtgtgccagggagTGCAGGAGGGGGAAAGCAGCGTTGTGCTGCCTGGGATCAGATTGTTGGTGTAACAGGCAGATGCTGGGGGGCTGTAGGAAGAGTTCCCCCAGCAGTGCTCATGCTGACAGTCTGGCCATGCAGCTCACTGGCTCCCTGAGTTTTTTTGGGTGTGAACAGGTCAGGTGAGTTGGTCAAGGGCCAGGTGAAGCATGGGTTGCTTGTTCCAGGTGGGATTGGCCTGGGTTTGCTAATGGGAAGCCTCAGATTCTCCCAGCTGGCTGTTCCCACAGTGCCttagggagaaaagaaagaagaaggacgTGAAGAAAGACATCAGCAGGGCAAGATAAACTGTCCTGTCCTTGCTCACCTAtagctgggctgggaaatgaGGAGCTTTGCCAATAGCTCTGCATGTGAGAGCACTTGGAGCCCTCAGTGTCCACGGCCCGACTGGGTGCCGGGGCAGTTCCGTATCTTTGGGAAATGGGATGCACAAGGCCATTGAATTACCCAGATATGTGGTGGAACAATGGCAGGGTGGTGCAGAAGGGCTTAGTTGGGAGGTACAGAGCCAGGTCCTGGCGGCTGATTTGTGTTTCTCTCTGTGATGCTGTGTGAGATGTGTTCCTCAGTGGGGTTTCAGTCCATTTATGCTGTCTCCCTATGGGCTCCTTCCAGTGCTGCCATTTTAGTTACAGTGCCCTGTTGGAATTTCCGTTGGACACTCCCAAATGCTCGGGCTGGGGAaggtgtgctgtgctgtgcttggggcaggaaagctgagctgagattcagcagagccctggtacatcacagagccagggcagggactcTCCAGGTGCTTCCAGACCCCTGTGAGGTGTTGGATAGTGACTGACTGGCTCTGTGGTGGAGAGCATGGCCCAGACTCACCCAACTCACGTGTTTGtgttccctcctcctcctgtctgGGATCAAATGGTCATTGTTCTGTTCCAGGTACAGATCCAGGGATCTGCAGGACAtcactgctgtccctgtcctcagcAATGTCCAGAGGGGATCTGCTCAGGATCCTGTGTGTCTTCACACAGGTCTGAGAGCTGTTGTACCCAGTGCTGTTGATACTTTATTGATATTTTGTCCgtttttttaattgattccCGGAGGTTTTGCTCAgatctgtgtgtttttcttttaactattaaacttgactatttttcacctttctTCTTTTATGTTGTGCTTTCTTTCTGGGATATTCCTTCGTAATGTCATTAACTGATAATTCCTGGCTCACACTTGCTGCTTTTGAAGTTTTGGTCTTTTTTCCTACTCACTTGCAATTGTTACACTTGGGAAAAGGGCCTTTTGAACACTGCCAGTGCAGAGAACTCTGCCAGCAGGATTATCACAGTGACACCACCTCAGAGCCACCGTGATTCAGGTACCTGCTGGGTGGCACCTTGACATTGCCCTGGCCCTGAGGCTGTACCTGAGCACAGGTGCTCAGACTGGGCAGCCCATTGCCCCAGGCAGAGGATTTATTGTGTGAATCTAAAGCTGTCCAGCAGACTTTATCAGAGACCTGAGGCTCAAGCACTTGGTGTTTGATgcaggagacagtgtcaaaACTGATTTTTGATCTCCAAGGAAGTCTTACAAAATGTCACGGGTAACTCTGCTTGGAGGGCTCTAATCAaagtgggtttgtttgttttgggttttttccccattttctttttcttttccttgtaaaTACCCAGTAAGtgattttgcttttccagtgctgcttgccccatccctggcagtttcctgggctgagctggatgggcctggagcagcctggtgtaGTGGGTGACATCCCTGTTCATGGCAGGGGCATGGAGCTGGATAAGCTCCATGGTCCTCCCCAGCCCAAGCCGTTCCATGCTGATGGGTGTGTGTTACAGCAGCAAATCAGTCTCCCAGTTGGTCTCCAGCCGAGACAATGTGGCACCTCAGTACTGCTTTGAAGAGCCGTTTGAGATCCCTGTGTTTTCCTGGAAGCTGCAGGTGCCTGGCCCATCTGTGGGGTCTGTgctgtgtgtctgcagcagcttctgccccaggtgctgctgcaaagctctgcctggggcacaaggtccagcccaggctcctgcagggacacctcaagtgtggagctgggacagggcatCTCACAGGGACGTGTGAGTTTGGGCCTAAACTTGATCTGCTCTTGGAAGAAATGAGCAGGTTTGTGTCAGCACTGGAGGGGACAGCACAGTTTGgcctgggaagaagggaaggaaaggcttCAGAGGGAAATCAGTGCTGATCccagcccaggcctggcctcAGTCCCTGCCACCACGGGCAGAACCCTCTCAGCTTGAGGAATTTCATTTGATTTATTGCTGTAACACAAACTTTTAGTAATTGATTCAGGTACTGAGGAAGACCCAAGCTAATGACTAAAGAAACACCCAGGGAAATACCTTTCCTCTACTTTCCCAGGTTCAGCTTCAGTCCAGCatcttttctcccctcttttcctGCAGGTTCTGCCCAGTCTCTCTGAGTCCCTGGGGGAGGTGACACAGcgcagagggctgggctgggctttgcttttctacttgtttcttcctctttccttcttgTTTAGTCACTCATGGCACACGCACAGGCTTCAGTCCCTCAGGTGTGCACCTGCTCTGGTGTcatccctccctgggcaggtcTCTTCAGGGAGAAATGGGCCAGTGGGAATTTCATTAAGTTCTGGAGGAAAACACCATGTcctgcacctgggcagggatgttTCCATTTGCCAACACTCACATGAGGGACCAGAGAAGCATCTGGCTGTCCTGATGGCCATAAGTCACCCCTGAGTCAGCAATGCACCTCCGTGGTCTGACAGCATCCTCAGGTGTGGGAGCCAGAGCACTTGCCCATCCCCTCCTGGGGCACAGGTAAGGCCACATCTGGAGCATTGGCACCAGTTTTGGACTCCCCAGTGCAAGACAGCCTGGTCAGAACTGGAGTCCAGCATGGATTGATTAGGACATCTGAGAATCTGACAGgtaaggagaggctgagggctggggctgctcagacTTAGGAGCTCAGTGGGGTTTATCAGTGGGTAGAAGTTCCAGGTGTGAGCAGTGAAGGGAACCTCAGATGGACACAAGGCAATGGAAACGACCTGAAAACTGGTAATTTCACTGAGACACAAAAAACcctcttttattatttttatactcCAAGGGTGATAAAATAAGGTCAGGTGCCCCTATGCCGAGGCAAGGCTCTGGCCTCAACACCCTCTGGAGTTCCTTTCTGTGCTCCTGGGCACGTGTGGACCCCGGGCTGTTGCTGCAGTGGCAGGGGATGCGCTGGGGCCACGTGGGCACCTGGGCTGCAGGTCAGgcctctccttcctccagcaTGGCCATAGCTCCTACCAGCCCCACCTCGGGGGCTCTCTTGCTGTTCAGTATGTCCCTCTCTGCAGCTGATCTgtgttggaaccctggatgctgagaatttcagactttgTGTGCTGACATGCACTGatccccaagagaacactgcatttgacctgaggctgcGGAGAAGGCTTCCAGAATTGATTGAGAGCACTTGtattgtgggtgtggagtttgttagaagtgtgtgatatcacagggtggaaaacttagagtttaaggttttagaatatagtaatacaTGTagagcaagatggaggttttagcATGGTAGCTggtccttcttcaccttcttccttcttcttcatgggtttgggtgattttgtgtaattggacagaaaacTCTGCATTGCGGACTTTGAGTGAttagttattgggttaaaagtgaaaataatttaggtgtcttttcttaattggatagtttagccttaaaagaccATGTACAGAAAGATTGTTAGCCATTTTGTAGCTTGTTAGTAGAATGCTGTAGAACTCACCACTCGTAATagagataagaaataataaacacctgag from Haemorhous mexicanus isolate bHaeMex1 chromosome 5, bHaeMex1.pri, whole genome shotgun sequence encodes:
- the NME6 gene encoding nucleoside diphosphate kinase 6, with protein sequence MAAPARRLQLTLALLKPDAVAHPLVCEAVHAAILRHRFLIVRAKEVRCGAEQSRRFYREHAGRFFYQRLVEFMASGPMWAYILAHENAVPLWRSLMGPTKVFRARHSDPDSIRGAYGLTDTRNTTHGSDSPASASREIAFFFPEFDEQRWYEQDEPRLRRGQLFYSAQERVHRVLGAQPAQVQIQGSAGHHCCPCPQQCPEGICSGSCVSSHRSESCCTQCC